Proteins from one Paraburkholderia acidisoli genomic window:
- a CDS encoding aldo/keto reductase encodes MAQNEQHSGVTQKRRIGRTALAVTALGLGTAPLGGLYRDLTEDEAQATVEAAWQAGIRYFDTAPHYGHTKAEHRLGAALRRYPRDEFVLSTKVGRRFVPRTHAYDGSEGWQDPLPFEAIYDYTRDGILRSFEDSQMRLGMVEIDMVLVHDIGRFTHGDRNAHYWRQLADEGGFRALDELRAAGAIKAIGFGVNEREVILDAMREFDIDCALLAGRYTLLEQAPLDDLLPECERKGVSILLGGAFNSGILARGLLGDLKFNYGAAPREVVERVAQLDTVCRAYDAPLAAAALQFPYAHPAVATVLNGARSADEVRENVASFETRLPRELWLALREKGFVDSRAPLPQV; translated from the coding sequence ATGGCGCAAAACGAGCAGCATTCCGGCGTGACGCAAAAGCGCCGTATCGGCCGCACGGCGCTGGCCGTCACGGCGCTGGGCCTCGGCACCGCGCCGCTAGGCGGCCTCTACCGCGATCTCACGGAGGACGAGGCGCAAGCCACGGTGGAGGCCGCGTGGCAAGCCGGTATCCGCTACTTCGATACCGCGCCGCATTACGGCCACACGAAGGCGGAGCACCGGTTGGGCGCGGCGTTGCGGCGTTATCCGCGTGATGAATTCGTACTCTCGACCAAGGTCGGGCGGCGTTTCGTGCCGCGCACGCACGCGTACGACGGCAGCGAAGGCTGGCAAGATCCGCTGCCGTTCGAAGCGATCTACGACTACACGCGCGACGGCATTCTGCGCTCGTTCGAGGACAGCCAGATGCGGCTCGGCATGGTCGAGATCGACATGGTGCTGGTGCACGATATCGGCCGCTTCACGCATGGCGATCGCAACGCGCACTACTGGCGGCAACTCGCCGACGAAGGTGGCTTTCGCGCGCTCGACGAATTGCGGGCCGCGGGCGCGATCAAGGCGATCGGCTTTGGCGTGAACGAGCGCGAAGTGATCCTCGACGCCATGCGCGAGTTCGATATCGATTGCGCGCTGCTCGCGGGCCGTTACACGCTGCTGGAGCAGGCGCCGCTCGACGACCTGCTGCCCGAATGCGAGCGCAAGGGCGTGAGCATTCTGCTGGGCGGCGCGTTCAATTCGGGCATTCTCGCGCGCGGCTTGCTCGGCGATCTCAAGTTCAATTACGGCGCGGCGCCGCGCGAGGTGGTCGAGCGCGTCGCGCAACTCGACACCGTGTGCCGCGCTTACGATGCGCCGCTCGCAGCGGCCGCATTGCAGTTTCCGTATGCGCATCCGGCGGTCGCGACGGTGCTCAACGGCGCGCGCAGCGCGGACGAAGTGCGCGAGAACGTGGCGTCGTTCGAAACACGCCTGCCGCGCGAATTGTGGCTGGCGCTGCGCGAGAAAGGGTTCGTCGATTCGCGTGCGCCGCTGCCGCAGGTGTGA
- a CDS encoding UxaA family hydrolase yields MTSSNVTSSPAGAPMLEGWLRSDGRKGIRNVVAVAYLVECAHHVAREIVAHFRVPLDAFDDGGAPAEAPVHLIGFPGCFPNSYAEKMMTQLTTHPNVGAVLFVSLGCESMNKHYLVDQVRASGRPVEVLTIQEKGGTRSTIQYGVDWVRDARAQLALQRKVPMRLDELVVGTICGGSDGTSGITANPAVGRAFDKLIEAGAACIFEETGELVGCEFHMESRAARPELGAEIVKCVAKAARYYSILGHGSFAVGNADGGLTTQEEKSLGAYAKSGASPIVGIVKPGDVPPTGGLYLLDVVPDGEPRFGFPNISDNAEIAELIACGSHIILFTTGRGSVVGSALAPVIKVCANPVTYRNLSGDMDVDAGRILEGRATLDEVGREVFERTLAVANGEPSKSEGLGHQEFILTYKTFEPVGPACLPASARVSVPIVDVASH; encoded by the coding sequence ATGACTTCAAGCAACGTCACTTCCTCGCCTGCCGGCGCGCCCATGCTCGAAGGCTGGTTGCGCAGCGACGGCCGCAAGGGCATTCGCAACGTGGTCGCGGTTGCGTATCTCGTGGAATGCGCGCATCACGTGGCGCGCGAGATCGTCGCGCATTTTCGCGTGCCGCTCGATGCCTTCGACGATGGCGGCGCGCCCGCTGAAGCGCCCGTGCATCTGATCGGCTTTCCCGGCTGCTTTCCGAATAGCTATGCCGAGAAGATGATGACGCAACTCACCACGCACCCGAACGTGGGCGCGGTGCTGTTCGTCTCGCTCGGCTGCGAGAGCATGAACAAGCATTATCTCGTCGATCAGGTGCGCGCGAGCGGCAGGCCGGTAGAAGTCCTGACGATTCAGGAAAAGGGCGGAACGCGCAGCACGATTCAGTACGGCGTGGATTGGGTGCGAGACGCGCGCGCGCAACTGGCGCTGCAACGGAAAGTGCCGATGCGGCTCGACGAACTCGTGGTCGGCACCATTTGCGGCGGCTCGGACGGCACGAGCGGCATCACGGCGAATCCGGCCGTGGGCCGCGCGTTCGACAAGCTGATCGAAGCGGGCGCGGCGTGCATCTTCGAGGAAACCGGCGAACTCGTGGGTTGCGAATTCCACATGGAAAGCCGCGCCGCGCGACCGGAACTGGGCGCGGAGATCGTCAAATGCGTGGCGAAGGCGGCGCGCTATTACTCGATCCTCGGGCACGGTTCGTTCGCGGTGGGCAATGCCGACGGCGGCCTCACCACGCAGGAAGAGAAGTCGCTGGGCGCCTACGCGAAAAGCGGCGCCTCGCCGATCGTCGGCATCGTCAAGCCGGGCGACGTGCCGCCCACGGGCGGCCTGTATTTGCTCGACGTGGTGCCCGACGGCGAGCCACGCTTCGGATTCCCGAATATCAGCGACAACGCCGAAATTGCCGAACTCATCGCGTGCGGCTCGCACATCATTCTGTTCACGACGGGGCGCGGTTCCGTGGTGGGTTCCGCGCTTGCGCCCGTCATCAAGGTGTGCGCGAATCCGGTCACGTATCGCAACCTGTCCGGCGACATGGACGTGGACGCGGGCCGCATTCTCGAAGGCCGCGCGACGCTCGACGAGGTGGGCCGCGAAGTGTTCGAGCGCACGCTGGCCGTGGCGAACGGAGAACCTTCGAAGTCCGAAGGATTAGGGCATCAGGAATTCATTCTCACGTACAAGACCTTCGAGCCGGTCGGTCCCGCCTGCCTGCCCGCGAGCGCGCGCGTGAGCGTGCCGATCGTCGACGTGGCGTCGCACTGA
- a CDS encoding UxaA family hydrolase, producing MNASTAQTDPRLILLSPDDNCLIAAARLAQGETLEIEGERVTLAKTIELGHKVARRALAQDEKVVRYGARIGHVTTAVARGEHLHTHNLESDYLPTYTHDAGHEFVSH from the coding sequence GTGAACGCAAGCACCGCGCAAACCGACCCGCGCCTCATCCTGCTTTCCCCCGACGACAATTGCCTGATCGCGGCCGCGCGGCTCGCGCAGGGCGAGACGCTGGAGATCGAAGGCGAGCGCGTGACGCTCGCGAAGACGATCGAACTCGGGCACAAGGTCGCGCGCCGCGCGCTCGCGCAGGACGAGAAGGTCGTGCGCTACGGCGCGCGCATCGGCCATGTGACCACGGCGGTGGCGCGCGGCGAGCATCTGCACACGCACAACCTCGAAAGCGATTACCTGCCGACCTATACGCACGACGCGGGCCACGAATTCGTCTCGCACTAG
- a CDS encoding ABC transporter permease: MKNSVSTPAFAAAQGDSPAARNARPRIELARLRDFALLPALVLLIVIGGFVSPSFLTRANLISVLGASAALALVVLAESLIVLTGKFDLSLESTVGIAPAVGAMLVMPAASAGFGVQWPALAGLIAIVVVGAVIGFVNGFLVVRLRLNAFIVTLAMLIVLRGMLVGATKGGTLFDMPPSFFTLATTIVLGLPLSVWLAAAAFAIAAFMLRYHRVGRALYAIGGNPDAARAAGIRVERITWGVFVLGSVLAALGGLIVTGYVGAINANQGNGMIFTVFAAAVIGGISLDGGNGTMFGALSGVLLLGVVQNLLTLAQVPSFWIQAIYGAIILGSLMVARLAGGDAQN; encoded by the coding sequence ATGAAGAATAGTGTTTCCACGCCCGCGTTCGCCGCGGCGCAGGGCGATTCGCCGGCCGCTCGCAACGCCCGCCCGCGCATCGAACTGGCGCGCTTGCGGGACTTCGCGCTGCTGCCCGCGCTCGTGCTGCTGATCGTGATTGGCGGCTTCGTGAGCCCGAGTTTCCTCACGCGCGCGAATCTCATCAGCGTGCTCGGCGCTTCGGCGGCGCTCGCGCTGGTCGTGCTCGCCGAATCGCTGATCGTGCTCACGGGCAAGTTCGATCTCTCGCTCGAATCCACGGTGGGCATCGCGCCCGCCGTGGGCGCGATGCTCGTGATGCCCGCGGCGTCGGCGGGATTCGGCGTGCAATGGCCCGCGTTGGCCGGGCTGATTGCGATTGTCGTGGTGGGCGCGGTGATCGGCTTCGTCAACGGCTTTCTCGTGGTGCGGCTGCGGCTCAACGCGTTCATCGTCACGCTCGCCATGCTGATCGTGCTGCGCGGCATGCTCGTGGGCGCGACCAAAGGCGGCACGCTGTTCGACATGCCGCCGTCGTTCTTCACGCTCGCCACCACCATCGTGCTCGGTTTGCCGCTTTCGGTGTGGCTCGCGGCGGCGGCATTCGCGATTGCCGCGTTCATGCTGCGCTACCACCGCGTGGGGCGCGCGCTCTACGCGATTGGCGGCAATCCCGACGCGGCGCGCGCGGCCGGCATTCGCGTGGAGCGCATCACGTGGGGCGTGTTCGTGCTCGGCAGCGTGCTCGCGGCGCTCGGCGGCCTGATCGTCACGGGTTACGTGGGCGCGATCAACGCGAACCAGGGCAACGGCATGATCTTCACCGTGTTCGCGGCGGCCGTGATCGGCGGCATTTCGCTCGACGGCGGCAACGGCACGATGTTCGGCGCGCTTTCGGGCGTGCTGCTGCTCGGCGTGGTGCAGAACCTGCTGACGCTCGCACAGGTGCCGTCGTTCTGGATTCAGGCGATCTACGGCGCGATCATCCTCGGCTCGCTGATGGTGGCGCGGCTCGCGGGTGGCGACGCGCAGAATTAA
- a CDS encoding sugar ABC transporter ATP-binding protein has translation MSVPTIDPVSALASAPPVVEASGVTKRFGSTAALANVSLRVMAGESHALVGRNGAGKSTLVSILTGLRKPDEGSVQFNGAAAPPIADRDAWRERVACVYQHSTIIRDLTVAENLFINRQPKKRGVIDWPTMRREARALLDHWRIDVREAARAGDLTVEARQLVEIARALSYGARFIILDEPTAQLDGEEIKRLFKRIDELQREGVTFLFISHHLQEVYEICQAVTVLRDARHIVSAPVAELPRERLIEAMTGERGGLNVADAAARAALPAGAPLALEVNALAGHDYRGVSFAVRRGEVVGLTGATSSGRTSVGEAIAGLTAQQAGEIRVKGALLPPGDVPAALAQGVGCVPKDRHHEGLVLTQSIAENASMTIAGRLGRFGFAPPAKKQRVGRSMIEALGIVAQGPDHAVAGLSGGNQQKVVMARALASHPDVLVLIDPTAGVDVKSKEALLSVVDRVRDEGKAVLVVSSELDDLRTCDRVLVMFRGEVVAEMPAGWKDHELIASIEGVDLHEE, from the coding sequence ATGAGCGTTCCGACGATCGATCCCGTGAGCGCGCTCGCGAGCGCGCCGCCCGTGGTCGAGGCGAGCGGCGTGACGAAGCGCTTCGGCTCCACGGCGGCGCTCGCGAATGTGAGCCTGCGCGTGATGGCGGGCGAGTCGCACGCGCTCGTGGGCCGCAACGGCGCGGGCAAGTCCACGCTCGTGTCGATCCTCACCGGCCTGCGCAAACCCGACGAGGGCAGCGTGCAGTTCAACGGCGCGGCCGCGCCGCCTATTGCCGACCGCGACGCGTGGCGCGAACGCGTTGCGTGCGTGTATCAGCATTCGACGATCATTCGCGATCTCACGGTTGCGGAGAATCTGTTCATCAATCGTCAGCCGAAGAAGCGCGGCGTGATCGACTGGCCGACCATGCGCCGCGAGGCGCGCGCGTTGCTCGACCATTGGCGTATCGACGTGCGCGAGGCGGCGCGCGCGGGCGATCTCACGGTGGAAGCGCGTCAGCTCGTGGAGATCGCGCGGGCGCTCTCGTATGGCGCGCGTTTCATCATCCTCGACGAACCCACCGCGCAACTCGACGGCGAGGAGATCAAGCGGCTCTTCAAACGTATCGACGAATTGCAGCGCGAAGGCGTGACGTTCCTGTTCATCTCGCACCACCTGCAGGAGGTGTACGAGATTTGCCAGGCCGTGACGGTGCTGCGCGATGCGCGTCATATCGTCAGCGCGCCGGTGGCCGAGTTGCCGCGTGAACGGTTGATCGAAGCGATGACGGGCGAGCGCGGCGGCCTCAATGTCGCCGACGCCGCCGCGCGCGCCGCCTTGCCCGCCGGTGCGCCGCTCGCGCTCGAAGTGAACGCGCTGGCGGGCCACGACTATCGCGGCGTGTCGTTCGCCGTGCGGCGCGGCGAAGTGGTCGGCCTCACGGGCGCGACCAGCAGCGGCCGCACGAGCGTGGGCGAAGCCATCGCCGGACTCACGGCGCAGCAGGCCGGCGAGATACGCGTGAAAGGGGCGTTGCTGCCGCCCGGCGACGTGCCTGCCGCGCTCGCGCAAGGCGTGGGCTGCGTGCCGAAGGACCGCCATCACGAAGGTCTCGTGCTCACGCAGTCGATTGCCGAAAACGCTTCGATGACGATCGCGGGCCGGCTCGGCCGCTTCGGTTTCGCGCCGCCCGCGAAAAAGCAGCGCGTGGGCCGCAGCATGATCGAAGCGCTCGGCATTGTCGCGCAAGGTCCGGACCACGCGGTTGCCGGTTTGTCGGGCGGCAATCAGCAGAAAGTGGTGATGGCGCGCGCCCTGGCCAGCCATCCCGACGTGCTCGTGCTCATCGACCCCACGGCGGGCGTGGACGTGAAATCGAAGGAAGCGCTGCTTTCCGTGGTGGATCGCGTGCGCGACGAAGGCAAGGCCGTGCTCGTGGTGTCGAGCGAACTCGACGACCTGCGCACCTGCGACCGCGTGCTCGTGATGTTTCGCGGCGAAGTGGTCGCGGAGATGCCCGCGGGCTGGAAGGACCACGAGTTGATTGCATCGATCGAAGGAGTCGATCTTCATGAAGAATAG
- a CDS encoding sugar ABC transporter substrate-binding protein — MAFANGLVRARSSTGARTARKLARAATRATGALCLTAICAASVAHAADTGKVGLGLPLLTSPFWQSYNNYLGVYAKQMGIDILAPVNSNNDPAQQITDMNNMINLGAKGIVVGPIDSAAISRALDNAAQKNVKIVAVDVAPTQGTVAMVVRADNRAYGEKACKYIGEHVKSGKVVQIMGDLASVNGRDRSEAFRACLKGYPALSLLEIPAGWKGDVAASALDSLLTANPDVKAIYMQAGGVYLSPTLQTLRRKQLLFPAGDPKHIVIVSNDGIPQEFDAIRKGEIDATISQPADAYAKYGLYYMKAALEGKTFKPGKTDHDSTIVQLQPGVLEDQLPAPLVTKQNVDDKNLWGNTVK, encoded by the coding sequence ATGGCGTTCGCAAACGGGCTCGTTCGGGCCCGCTCATCCACTGGCGCCCGCACGGCGCGCAAACTCGCGCGCGCGGCCACCCGCGCAACCGGGGCGCTTTGCCTCACCGCCATCTGCGCCGCGAGCGTGGCCCACGCCGCGGACACCGGCAAGGTCGGCCTCGGTCTGCCGCTGCTCACCTCGCCGTTCTGGCAGTCGTACAACAACTACCTCGGCGTCTACGCGAAGCAGATGGGCATCGACATACTCGCGCCCGTCAATTCGAACAACGACCCCGCCCAGCAGATCACGGACATGAACAACATGATCAATCTGGGCGCGAAGGGCATCGTGGTCGGGCCGATCGATTCGGCCGCGATCAGCCGCGCGCTCGACAACGCCGCGCAGAAGAACGTCAAGATCGTGGCCGTGGACGTCGCGCCCACGCAAGGCACCGTGGCGATGGTCGTGCGCGCCGACAACCGCGCTTACGGCGAAAAAGCCTGCAAGTACATTGGCGAGCACGTGAAGTCGGGCAAGGTCGTGCAGATCATGGGCGATCTGGCCTCGGTGAACGGCCGCGACCGCTCGGAAGCGTTTCGCGCTTGCCTGAAGGGCTATCCGGCGCTTTCGCTGCTCGAAATTCCGGCGGGCTGGAAGGGCGACGTGGCGGCGAGCGCGCTCGACAGCCTGCTCACGGCGAACCCCGACGTGAAAGCGATCTACATGCAGGCGGGCGGCGTGTATCTCTCGCCGACCTTGCAAACGCTGCGCCGCAAGCAATTGCTGTTTCCCGCCGGCGATCCGAAGCACATCGTGATCGTCTCGAACGACGGCATTCCTCAGGAGTTCGACGCGATCCGCAAGGGCGAGATCGACGCGACCATTTCGCAACCCGCCGACGCGTACGCGAAATACGGCTTGTACTACATGAAGGCCGCGCTCGAAGGCAAGACGTTCAAGCCGGGCAAGACCGATCACGACAGCACGATCGTGCAGTTGCAGCCGGGCGTGCTCGAAGACCAGTTGCCCGCGCCGCTCGTGACGAAGCAGAACGTCGACGACAAGAACCTGTGGGGTAACACGGTCAAATGA
- a CDS encoding IclR family transcriptional regulator: MKNHAKPPLPESAIEDEKDDRDERDDGDRYRAPALDKGLDILELLAEQRGGLTRAEITKALGRNASEIYRMLERLVARQYVMRSEAGDRYALSLKLFALAHRHPPMERLIAEALPLMQRFANDAEQSCHLTVYDRGNLLVIAQVDGPGTWGIAVRLGSRVGLVDTSSGRTLLAWQTPEQRAHMLAEHTKVKGEVTIDHAALEAACERVRETGFSRTDSQQIFGVTDVTFPVLGPSGQAMAALTCPFLKRIDEYVAPSLDEATRMLGEIVQALSMLRDEGAA, encoded by the coding sequence ATGAAAAACCACGCGAAACCGCCGCTTCCCGAAAGCGCGATCGAAGACGAGAAGGACGATAGAGACGAGCGCGACGACGGCGACCGCTACCGCGCGCCCGCGCTGGACAAAGGACTCGACATCCTCGAATTGCTCGCCGAGCAGCGCGGCGGCCTCACGCGCGCGGAAATCACCAAGGCGCTCGGCCGCAATGCGAGCGAGATCTACCGCATGCTGGAGCGGCTCGTGGCGCGCCAGTACGTGATGCGCTCCGAAGCCGGCGACCGCTACGCGCTCAGCCTCAAGCTATTCGCGCTCGCGCATCGACATCCGCCCATGGAGCGCCTGATCGCCGAGGCGCTGCCGCTCATGCAGCGCTTCGCCAACGACGCCGAGCAGTCCTGCCACCTCACCGTCTACGACCGCGGCAATCTGCTCGTGATCGCCCAGGTCGACGGGCCGGGCACGTGGGGCATCGCGGTGCGGCTCGGCTCGCGCGTGGGTCTCGTCGACACGAGTTCGGGCCGCACGCTGCTCGCGTGGCAAACGCCGGAGCAGCGGGCGCACATGCTCGCGGAACACACCAAGGTGAAAGGCGAAGTGACGATCGATCACGCGGCGCTCGAAGCCGCGTGCGAGCGCGTGCGCGAGACGGGTTTCTCGCGCACGGACAGCCAGCAGATTTTTGGCGTGACGGACGTGACGTTTCCCGTGCTCGGGCCGTCCGGGCAGGCAATGGCGGCGCTCACGTGCCCGTTTCTGAAGCGGATCGACGAATACGTGGCGCCCTCGCTCGATGAAGCCACGCGCATGCTCGGCGAGATCGTGCAGGCGCTTTCGATGTTGCGGGACGAAGGCGCGGCGTGA
- a CDS encoding O-linked N-acetylglucosamine transferase, SPINDLY family protein, with the protein MNSSRPSSASAAARSHATTLLQRGIGHLNDEKYPHAQALFREILAEDPQHADALHLLGVTLARQSQFAEAEKSIRAALAQRESGTYRRDLAWTLLWQGRDGEAIEAYRAAIGHGVREARVFNNLGNLLKKRHSIPQAEACYREAIATDPRYAVAYSNLAMLQQDAGQLEAAGENLREALKLDGNSPHLWQCYGGLLERMDRIEEADEAYCRGGRWEAAQYVRRREAHWRQLDEIDTAALSMVAQGTADNLTPWCLLGIPSLTPELHRDAGARFAQSRWRGELAAPFMVARGAGLAAALARCAAGERLRVGYLSADFYDHATLRLLAGVLELHDAARFDVHLYSYGPDPDATARERFAHVRGTWHDLSALSDAQAAAQIAHDGVHLLVDLKGYTTGARLGITALRPAPVVVSWLGYPGSLGHARLADYVISDAIVSPPAMAAHYSETLALMPQCYQPVDHRRHGAAVPTRAQAGLPETGFVFCSFNQTFKFNAPMSALWARLLKATPGSVLWLLDPGSGRARGNLRQFYADQGVDAARVIFAPKLPQESHLARLPLADLALDTLPTGSHTTGSDALWAGVPMVSVPGTLFAGRVGASLLHAVGLDELVARDLDAYFQIALGFAFDAPWRARVRDKLAAARGTAPLFDTPAFTRDLERLYMAIVEREAHGTRGDRTPVIAR; encoded by the coding sequence ATGAACTCATCCCGCCCTTCCTCTGCTTCCGCCGCCGCGCGCTCGCACGCCACCACGCTGCTACAGCGCGGTATCGGCCATCTCAACGACGAAAAATACCCGCACGCGCAGGCGCTCTTTCGCGAGATCCTCGCGGAAGATCCGCAGCACGCCGACGCGCTGCATCTGCTGGGCGTGACCCTCGCGCGCCAGTCGCAATTCGCCGAAGCCGAAAAGTCCATTCGCGCGGCGCTCGCCCAGCGCGAGAGCGGGACGTACCGGCGCGATCTGGCCTGGACGCTGCTCTGGCAGGGCCGCGACGGCGAAGCGATCGAGGCGTATCGCGCGGCCATCGGCCATGGCGTGCGCGAGGCGCGCGTGTTCAACAACCTCGGCAATCTGCTCAAGAAGCGCCATTCGATACCGCAAGCCGAGGCGTGCTATCGCGAGGCTATTGCCACCGACCCGCGCTATGCGGTTGCCTACAGCAATCTCGCGATGCTGCAACAGGACGCGGGCCAGCTCGAAGCGGCCGGGGAAAATCTGCGTGAAGCGCTGAAGCTCGACGGTAATTCGCCGCATCTCTGGCAGTGCTATGGCGGCTTGCTGGAGCGCATGGACCGCATCGAGGAAGCCGACGAAGCGTACTGCCGCGGCGGCCGCTGGGAAGCCGCGCAGTACGTGCGGCGGCGCGAGGCGCATTGGCGGCAGCTCGACGAAATCGACACGGCGGCGCTCTCGATGGTCGCGCAAGGCACGGCGGACAACCTCACGCCGTGGTGTCTGCTGGGCATTCCCTCGCTCACGCCGGAACTGCATCGCGACGCGGGCGCGCGCTTCGCGCAAAGCCGTTGGCGCGGCGAACTGGCGGCGCCGTTCATGGTGGCGCGCGGTGCGGGGCTGGCGGCCGCGCTCGCGCGTTGCGCGGCGGGCGAGCGCTTGCGCGTCGGTTATCTATCGGCGGACTTTTACGATCACGCCACGCTGCGGCTGCTGGCGGGCGTGCTCGAATTGCATGACGCCGCGCGCTTCGACGTGCATCTCTATTCCTATGGCCCCGATCCCGATGCCACCGCGCGCGAACGCTTCGCGCACGTGCGCGGCACGTGGCACGACCTGAGCGCGCTTTCCGACGCGCAGGCGGCCGCGCAAATCGCCCACGACGGCGTGCATCTGCTCGTCGATCTCAAGGGCTACACCACGGGCGCGCGCCTCGGCATCACGGCGCTGCGGCCCGCGCCCGTGGTCGTGAGCTGGCTCGGCTATCCGGGCTCGCTCGGCCATGCGCGTCTCGCCGATTACGTCATCTCCGACGCCATCGTTTCACCGCCCGCCATGGCCGCGCACTACAGCGAAACGCTCGCGCTCATGCCGCAGTGCTATCAGCCGGTCGATCATCGGCGTCATGGCGCGGCCGTGCCCACGCGCGCGCAGGCGGGCCTGCCCGAAACGGGTTTCGTGTTTTGCAGCTTCAATCAAACCTTCAAGTTCAACGCGCCGATGTCGGCGTTGTGGGCGCGGCTGCTCAAGGCCACGCCGGGCAGCGTGCTGTGGCTGCTCGATCCCGGTTCCGGGCGTGCGCGCGGCAATCTGCGGCAGTTCTACGCCGATCAGGGCGTGGATGCCGCACGCGTGATCTTCGCGCCCAAACTGCCGCAAGAATCGCATCTCGCGCGTTTGCCGCTCGCCGATCTCGCGCTCGATACCTTGCCGACCGGTTCGCACACCACGGGCAGCGACGCGCTCTGGGCCGGCGTGCCGATGGTGAGCGTGCCCGGCACGCTGTTCGCGGGCCGGGTGGGCGCGAGTCTGCTGCATGCCGTGGGGCTCGACGAACTCGTCGCCCGTGATCTCGACGCGTATTTCCAGATCGCGCTCGGGTTCGCGTTCGACGCGCCGTGGCGCGCGCGCGTGCGCGACAAGCTCGCGGCGGCGCGCGGCACCGCGCCGCTCTTCGACACGCCCGCATTCACACGCGATCTCGAACGGCTTTACATGGCGATCGTCGAGCGCGAAGCGCACGGCACGCGTGGCGATCGCACGCCGGTGATCGCGCGTTAA